The Andrena cerasifolii isolate SP2316 chromosome 14, iyAndCera1_principal, whole genome shotgun sequence genome contains a region encoding:
- the Usp gene encoding retinoid X receptor ultraspiracle isoform X4, with protein sequence MESSERGLSLDNSNMSMSSVGPQSPLDMKPDTASLINPGNFSPSGPNSPGSFNAGCHSNLLSTSPSGQNKAVAPYPPNHPLSGSKHLCSICGDRASGKHYGVYSCEGCKGFFKRTVRKDLSYACREEKSCIIDKRQRNRCQYCRYQKCLAMGMKREAVQEERQRTRERDQSEVESTSSLHSDMPIERILEAEKRVECKMEQQGNYENAVSHICNATNKQLFQLVAWAKHIPHFTSLPLEDQVLLLRAGWNELLIASFSHRSIDVKDGIVLATGITVHRNSAQQAGVGTIFDRVLSELVSKMREMKMDRTELGCLRSIILFNPEVRGLKSIQEVTLLREKIYAALEGYCRVAWPDDAGRFAKLLLRLPAIRSIGLKCLEHLFFFKMIGDVPIDDFLVEMLESRSDP encoded by the exons GGCTGAGTCTGGACAACAGCAATATGTCCATGTCTTCGGTGGGCCCGCAGAGTCCACTGGACATGAAGCCCGATACAGCGAGCCTCATCAATCCAGGCAACTTCAGCCCTTCAGGTCCTAATAGCCCAGG ATCCTTCAACGCTGGTTGTCACAGCAACCTTCTGAGCACGTCGCCGAGTGGCCAGAACAAAGCTGTCGCGCCCTACCCGCCGAACCACCCTCTTTCCGGAAGCAAACACCTCTGCTCTATCTGCGGTGACCGTGCCAGCGGCAAGCACTATGGCGTCTATAG TTGCGAAGGCTGCAAGGGATTCTTCAAGAGGACCGTCCGCAAGGACCTCTCGTACGCGTGCCGCGAGGAGAAGTCCTGCATCATCGACAAGAGGCAGAGAAATCGGTGTCAGTATTGCAGATACCAGAAGTGTCTGGCCATGGGGATGAAGAGGGAGGCGGTCCAGGAGGAACGTCAGCGCACCAGAGAAAGGGATCAGAGCGAGGTGGAGAGCACGAGCAGTTTGCACTCGGACATGCCGATCGAGCGTATCCTGGAGGCCGAGAAACGAGTCGAGTGCAAGATGGAGCAACAAGGGAACTACGAG AATGCAGTGTCGCACATTTGCAACGCCACGAACAAACAGCTGTTCCAGCTGGTAGCATGGGCTAAGCACATCCCGCATTTTACGTCGTTGCCACTGGAGGATCAGGTACTTCTGCTCAGGGCCGGCTGGAACGAGCTGCTGATAGCCTCGTTTTCCCACCGCTCCATCGACGTGAAGGACGGTATCGTGCTGGCGACGGGCATCACCGTCCACCGGAACTCGGCGCAGCAGGCTGGCGTGGGCACGATATTCGACAGGGTGCTCTCAGAGCTTGTGTCGAAAATGCGTGAAATGAAAATGGACAGGACCGAGCTTGGATGCCTGAG GTCTATCATCCTCTTCAACCCCGAGGTCCGAGGGCTGAAGTCGATCCAAGAGGTGACCCTGCTGCGCGAGAAGATCTACGCGGCCCTGGAGGGTTACTGTCGCGTTGCCTGGCCGGACGACGCGGGCAGATTCGCGAAGCTGTTGCTGCGCCTGCCAGCGATCCGGTCTATCGGGCTCAAGTGCCTGGAGCACTTGTTCTTCTTCAAGATGATCGGCGACGTGCCGATCGACGATTTCCTCGTGGAGATGCTGGAGTCGCGGTCGGACCCTTAG
- the Usp gene encoding retinoid X receptor ultraspiracle isoform X1: MMKKEKPMMSVTAIIQGAQAHWSRGNTWLSLDNSNMSMSSVGPQSPLDMKPDTASLINPGNFSPSGPNSPGSFNAGCHSNLLSTSPSGQNKAVAPYPPNHPLSGSKHLCSICGDRASGKHYGVYSCEGCKGFFKRTVRKDLSYACREEKSCIIDKRQRNRCQYCRYQKCLAMGMKREAVQEERQRTRERDQSEVESTSSLHSDMPIERILEAEKRVECKMEQQGNYENAVSHICNATNKQLFQLVAWAKHIPHFTSLPLEDQVLLLRAGWNELLIASFSHRSIDVKDGIVLATGITVHRNSAQQAGVGTIFDRVLSELVSKMREMKMDRTELGCLRSIILFNPEVRGLKSIQEVTLLREKIYAALEGYCRVAWPDDAGRFAKLLLRLPAIRSIGLKCLEHLFFFKMIGDVPIDDFLVEMLESRSDP; this comes from the exons GGCTGAGTCTGGACAACAGCAATATGTCCATGTCTTCGGTGGGCCCGCAGAGTCCACTGGACATGAAGCCCGATACAGCGAGCCTCATCAATCCAGGCAACTTCAGCCCTTCAGGTCCTAATAGCCCAGG ATCCTTCAACGCTGGTTGTCACAGCAACCTTCTGAGCACGTCGCCGAGTGGCCAGAACAAAGCTGTCGCGCCCTACCCGCCGAACCACCCTCTTTCCGGAAGCAAACACCTCTGCTCTATCTGCGGTGACCGTGCCAGCGGCAAGCACTATGGCGTCTATAG TTGCGAAGGCTGCAAGGGATTCTTCAAGAGGACCGTCCGCAAGGACCTCTCGTACGCGTGCCGCGAGGAGAAGTCCTGCATCATCGACAAGAGGCAGAGAAATCGGTGTCAGTATTGCAGATACCAGAAGTGTCTGGCCATGGGGATGAAGAGGGAGGCGGTCCAGGAGGAACGTCAGCGCACCAGAGAAAGGGATCAGAGCGAGGTGGAGAGCACGAGCAGTTTGCACTCGGACATGCCGATCGAGCGTATCCTGGAGGCCGAGAAACGAGTCGAGTGCAAGATGGAGCAACAAGGGAACTACGAG AATGCAGTGTCGCACATTTGCAACGCCACGAACAAACAGCTGTTCCAGCTGGTAGCATGGGCTAAGCACATCCCGCATTTTACGTCGTTGCCACTGGAGGATCAGGTACTTCTGCTCAGGGCCGGCTGGAACGAGCTGCTGATAGCCTCGTTTTCCCACCGCTCCATCGACGTGAAGGACGGTATCGTGCTGGCGACGGGCATCACCGTCCACCGGAACTCGGCGCAGCAGGCTGGCGTGGGCACGATATTCGACAGGGTGCTCTCAGAGCTTGTGTCGAAAATGCGTGAAATGAAAATGGACAGGACCGAGCTTGGATGCCTGAG GTCTATCATCCTCTTCAACCCCGAGGTCCGAGGGCTGAAGTCGATCCAAGAGGTGACCCTGCTGCGCGAGAAGATCTACGCGGCCCTGGAGGGTTACTGTCGCGTTGCCTGGCCGGACGACGCGGGCAGATTCGCGAAGCTGTTGCTGCGCCTGCCAGCGATCCGGTCTATCGGGCTCAAGTGCCTGGAGCACTTGTTCTTCTTCAAGATGATCGGCGACGTGCCGATCGACGATTTCCTCGTGGAGATGCTGGAGTCGCGGTCGGACCCTTAG
- the Usp gene encoding retinoid X receptor ultraspiracle isoform X3 has product MMKKEKPMMSVTAIIQGAQAHWSRGNTWLSLDNSNMSMSSVGPQSPLDMKPDTASLINPGNFSPSGPNSPGSFNAGCHSNLLSTSPSGQNKAVAPYPPNHPLSGSKHLCSICGDRASGKHYGVYSCEGCKGFFKRTVRKDLSYACREEKSCIIDKRQRNRCQYCRYQKCLAMGMKREAVQEERQRTRERDQSEVESTSSLHSDMPIERILEAEKRVECKMEQQGNYELFQLVAWAKHIPHFTSLPLEDQVLLLRAGWNELLIASFSHRSIDVKDGIVLATGITVHRNSAQQAGVGTIFDRVLSELVSKMREMKMDRTELGCLRSIILFNPEVRGLKSIQEVTLLREKIYAALEGYCRVAWPDDAGRFAKLLLRLPAIRSIGLKCLEHLFFFKMIGDVPIDDFLVEMLESRSDP; this is encoded by the exons GGCTGAGTCTGGACAACAGCAATATGTCCATGTCTTCGGTGGGCCCGCAGAGTCCACTGGACATGAAGCCCGATACAGCGAGCCTCATCAATCCAGGCAACTTCAGCCCTTCAGGTCCTAATAGCCCAGG ATCCTTCAACGCTGGTTGTCACAGCAACCTTCTGAGCACGTCGCCGAGTGGCCAGAACAAAGCTGTCGCGCCCTACCCGCCGAACCACCCTCTTTCCGGAAGCAAACACCTCTGCTCTATCTGCGGTGACCGTGCCAGCGGCAAGCACTATGGCGTCTATAG TTGCGAAGGCTGCAAGGGATTCTTCAAGAGGACCGTCCGCAAGGACCTCTCGTACGCGTGCCGCGAGGAGAAGTCCTGCATCATCGACAAGAGGCAGAGAAATCGGTGTCAGTATTGCAGATACCAGAAGTGTCTGGCCATGGGGATGAAGAGGGAGGCGGTCCAGGAGGAACGTCAGCGCACCAGAGAAAGGGATCAGAGCGAGGTGGAGAGCACGAGCAGTTTGCACTCGGACATGCCGATCGAGCGTATCCTGGAGGCCGAGAAACGAGTCGAGTGCAAGATGGAGCAACAAGGGAACTACGAG CTGTTCCAGCTGGTAGCATGGGCTAAGCACATCCCGCATTTTACGTCGTTGCCACTGGAGGATCAGGTACTTCTGCTCAGGGCCGGCTGGAACGAGCTGCTGATAGCCTCGTTTTCCCACCGCTCCATCGACGTGAAGGACGGTATCGTGCTGGCGACGGGCATCACCGTCCACCGGAACTCGGCGCAGCAGGCTGGCGTGGGCACGATATTCGACAGGGTGCTCTCAGAGCTTGTGTCGAAAATGCGTGAAATGAAAATGGACAGGACCGAGCTTGGATGCCTGAG GTCTATCATCCTCTTCAACCCCGAGGTCCGAGGGCTGAAGTCGATCCAAGAGGTGACCCTGCTGCGCGAGAAGATCTACGCGGCCCTGGAGGGTTACTGTCGCGTTGCCTGGCCGGACGACGCGGGCAGATTCGCGAAGCTGTTGCTGCGCCTGCCAGCGATCCGGTCTATCGGGCTCAAGTGCCTGGAGCACTTGTTCTTCTTCAAGATGATCGGCGACGTGCCGATCGACGATTTCCTCGTGGAGATGCTGGAGTCGCGGTCGGACCCTTAG
- the Usp gene encoding retinoid X receptor ultraspiracle isoform X5: protein MESSERGLSLDNSNMSMSSVGPQSPLDMKPDTASLINPGNFSPSGPNSPGNLLSTSPSGQNKAVAPYPPNHPLSGSKHLCSICGDRASGKHYGVYSCEGCKGFFKRTVRKDLSYACREEKSCIIDKRQRNRCQYCRYQKCLAMGMKREAVQEERQRTRERDQSEVESTSSLHSDMPIERILEAEKRVECKMEQQGNYENAVSHICNATNKQLFQLVAWAKHIPHFTSLPLEDQVLLLRAGWNELLIASFSHRSIDVKDGIVLATGITVHRNSAQQAGVGTIFDRVLSELVSKMREMKMDRTELGCLRSIILFNPEVRGLKSIQEVTLLREKIYAALEGYCRVAWPDDAGRFAKLLLRLPAIRSIGLKCLEHLFFFKMIGDVPIDDFLVEMLESRSDP from the exons GGCTGAGTCTGGACAACAGCAATATGTCCATGTCTTCGGTGGGCCCGCAGAGTCCACTGGACATGAAGCCCGATACAGCGAGCCTCATCAATCCAGGCAACTTCAGCCCTTCAGGTCCTAATAGCCCAGG CAACCTTCTGAGCACGTCGCCGAGTGGCCAGAACAAAGCTGTCGCGCCCTACCCGCCGAACCACCCTCTTTCCGGAAGCAAACACCTCTGCTCTATCTGCGGTGACCGTGCCAGCGGCAAGCACTATGGCGTCTATAG TTGCGAAGGCTGCAAGGGATTCTTCAAGAGGACCGTCCGCAAGGACCTCTCGTACGCGTGCCGCGAGGAGAAGTCCTGCATCATCGACAAGAGGCAGAGAAATCGGTGTCAGTATTGCAGATACCAGAAGTGTCTGGCCATGGGGATGAAGAGGGAGGCGGTCCAGGAGGAACGTCAGCGCACCAGAGAAAGGGATCAGAGCGAGGTGGAGAGCACGAGCAGTTTGCACTCGGACATGCCGATCGAGCGTATCCTGGAGGCCGAGAAACGAGTCGAGTGCAAGATGGAGCAACAAGGGAACTACGAG AATGCAGTGTCGCACATTTGCAACGCCACGAACAAACAGCTGTTCCAGCTGGTAGCATGGGCTAAGCACATCCCGCATTTTACGTCGTTGCCACTGGAGGATCAGGTACTTCTGCTCAGGGCCGGCTGGAACGAGCTGCTGATAGCCTCGTTTTCCCACCGCTCCATCGACGTGAAGGACGGTATCGTGCTGGCGACGGGCATCACCGTCCACCGGAACTCGGCGCAGCAGGCTGGCGTGGGCACGATATTCGACAGGGTGCTCTCAGAGCTTGTGTCGAAAATGCGTGAAATGAAAATGGACAGGACCGAGCTTGGATGCCTGAG GTCTATCATCCTCTTCAACCCCGAGGTCCGAGGGCTGAAGTCGATCCAAGAGGTGACCCTGCTGCGCGAGAAGATCTACGCGGCCCTGGAGGGTTACTGTCGCGTTGCCTGGCCGGACGACGCGGGCAGATTCGCGAAGCTGTTGCTGCGCCTGCCAGCGATCCGGTCTATCGGGCTCAAGTGCCTGGAGCACTTGTTCTTCTTCAAGATGATCGGCGACGTGCCGATCGACGATTTCCTCGTGGAGATGCTGGAGTCGCGGTCGGACCCTTAG
- the Usp gene encoding retinoid X receptor ultraspiracle isoform X2: protein MMKKEKPMMSVTAIIQGAQAHWSRGNTWLSLDNSNMSMSSVGPQSPLDMKPDTASLINPGNFSPSGPNSPGNLLSTSPSGQNKAVAPYPPNHPLSGSKHLCSICGDRASGKHYGVYSCEGCKGFFKRTVRKDLSYACREEKSCIIDKRQRNRCQYCRYQKCLAMGMKREAVQEERQRTRERDQSEVESTSSLHSDMPIERILEAEKRVECKMEQQGNYENAVSHICNATNKQLFQLVAWAKHIPHFTSLPLEDQVLLLRAGWNELLIASFSHRSIDVKDGIVLATGITVHRNSAQQAGVGTIFDRVLSELVSKMREMKMDRTELGCLRSIILFNPEVRGLKSIQEVTLLREKIYAALEGYCRVAWPDDAGRFAKLLLRLPAIRSIGLKCLEHLFFFKMIGDVPIDDFLVEMLESRSDP, encoded by the exons GGCTGAGTCTGGACAACAGCAATATGTCCATGTCTTCGGTGGGCCCGCAGAGTCCACTGGACATGAAGCCCGATACAGCGAGCCTCATCAATCCAGGCAACTTCAGCCCTTCAGGTCCTAATAGCCCAGG CAACCTTCTGAGCACGTCGCCGAGTGGCCAGAACAAAGCTGTCGCGCCCTACCCGCCGAACCACCCTCTTTCCGGAAGCAAACACCTCTGCTCTATCTGCGGTGACCGTGCCAGCGGCAAGCACTATGGCGTCTATAG TTGCGAAGGCTGCAAGGGATTCTTCAAGAGGACCGTCCGCAAGGACCTCTCGTACGCGTGCCGCGAGGAGAAGTCCTGCATCATCGACAAGAGGCAGAGAAATCGGTGTCAGTATTGCAGATACCAGAAGTGTCTGGCCATGGGGATGAAGAGGGAGGCGGTCCAGGAGGAACGTCAGCGCACCAGAGAAAGGGATCAGAGCGAGGTGGAGAGCACGAGCAGTTTGCACTCGGACATGCCGATCGAGCGTATCCTGGAGGCCGAGAAACGAGTCGAGTGCAAGATGGAGCAACAAGGGAACTACGAG AATGCAGTGTCGCACATTTGCAACGCCACGAACAAACAGCTGTTCCAGCTGGTAGCATGGGCTAAGCACATCCCGCATTTTACGTCGTTGCCACTGGAGGATCAGGTACTTCTGCTCAGGGCCGGCTGGAACGAGCTGCTGATAGCCTCGTTTTCCCACCGCTCCATCGACGTGAAGGACGGTATCGTGCTGGCGACGGGCATCACCGTCCACCGGAACTCGGCGCAGCAGGCTGGCGTGGGCACGATATTCGACAGGGTGCTCTCAGAGCTTGTGTCGAAAATGCGTGAAATGAAAATGGACAGGACCGAGCTTGGATGCCTGAG GTCTATCATCCTCTTCAACCCCGAGGTCCGAGGGCTGAAGTCGATCCAAGAGGTGACCCTGCTGCGCGAGAAGATCTACGCGGCCCTGGAGGGTTACTGTCGCGTTGCCTGGCCGGACGACGCGGGCAGATTCGCGAAGCTGTTGCTGCGCCTGCCAGCGATCCGGTCTATCGGGCTCAAGTGCCTGGAGCACTTGTTCTTCTTCAAGATGATCGGCGACGTGCCGATCGACGATTTCCTCGTGGAGATGCTGGAGTCGCGGTCGGACCCTTAG